A genome region from Purpureocillium takamizusanense chromosome 8, complete sequence includes the following:
- a CDS encoding Microsomal epoxide hydrolase (MEROPS:MER0014065~EggNog:ENOG503NYRD~COG:I) has translation MPSHDDTLSSPPMAQSHEEEGDLPPLPLPAGITSRFVDTRPFGLRYHVLEAVPSSSSSPSSSSSPSASSSTPIAPSPRPPLVLLLHGFPNLAYDWRFVMPGLARAGYYAVAFDLRGFGRTTMTAADDDPSSSSSGDGFTPLAMVRDVVALVHALGYRSVHTLVGHDLGAFAAAICALARRDLVKSLVLMAHPFRGPPKAPFGGAASASLPSLLLPPEAPAASGSAADRFDRLRDPDIHASLRALDPPRQHYKWYNASPGAAAEWSYPQGEPLREFLRGYFHLKSGDACRRDEVDDDDGPRPLGAWTAERLAVMPHYYIMRAGMSMRDNVALDMAAEQDTGPPQSPQPQPPEWLTERDLDVYTAEWTRTTFGPALRWYAALTGDSSASALELRALASAKIGVPTGYVSGARDWGTYQDPGALEAMEEGESVEPGCYAGTALLEGAGHWVNMERPGACVDEILRVAAMVV, from the coding sequence atgccgTCCCACGACGACACGCTTTCTAGCCCGCCCATGGCGCAGTCccacgaggaggagggggaccTCCCGCCATTGCCACTCCCCGCCGGAATCACGTCGCGCTTCGTCGACACGCGGCCCTTTGGCCTCCGATaccacgtcctcgaggccgtcccatcatcatcatcatcaccatcttcatcatcatcaccatccgcctcctcatcgacgccaaTCGCCCCCTCGCCCCGCCCACCcctcgtgctcctcctccacggcTTCCCCAACCTCGCCTACGACTGGCGCTTCGTCATGccgggcctcgcgcgcgcgggctACTACGCCGTGGCCTTTGACCTGCGCGGCTTCGGACGCACCACCatgaccgccgccgacgacgacccctcatcctcctcctccggggACGGCTTCACCCCGCTCGCCATGGtgcgcgacgtcgtcgccctcgtccacgcGCTCGGCTACCGCTCCGTCCACACCCTCGTCGGGCACgacctcggcgccttcgcggcggccatctgcgccctcgcgcggcgcgacctcgtcaagTCGCTGGTCCTCATGGCGCATCCCTTCCGCGGGCCGCCCAAGGCGCCGTTCGGTGGCGCGGCGTCCGCATCGCTGccttccctcctcctccccccggAAGCACCGGCCGCATCAGGATCAGCGGCGGACCGCTtcgaccgcctccgcgacCCGGACATCCATGCCTCGCTGCGCGCCCTGGACCCGCCCCGGCAGCACTACAAGTGGTACAACGCGtcgcccggcgcggccgccgagtgGAGCTACCCGCAGGGCGAGCCGCTGCGGGAGTTTCTCCGCGGCTACTTTCATCTCAAGTCGGGCGATGCGTGCCGGCGGGacgaggttgacgacgatgacggtccgcggccgctcggggcgtggacggcggagcgcctcgccgtgaTGCCGCACTACTACATTATGCGCGCGGGCATGTCCATGCGGGACAACGTGGCGctggacatggcggcggagcaggACACGGGGCCACCGCAATCGCCGCAACCGCAACCGCCCGAGTGGCTCACGGAGCGAGACCTGGACGTATACACGGCGGAATGGACGCGAACGACATTCGGCCCCGCGCTGCGTTGGTACGCCGCGCTGACGGGCGattcctcggcgtcggcgctcgagctgcgcgccctcgcgtCGGCCAAGATCGGCGTGCCGACGGGGTACGTGTCCGGGGCCCGCGACTGGGGCACGTACCAGGACCCGGgggcgctcgaggccatggaggagggcgagagcgTCGAGCCCGGGTGCTACGCGGggacggcgctgctcgagggcgcgggccacTGGGTCAACATGGAGAGGCCTGGGGCGTGCGTCGACGAGATCCTGCGTGTCGCGGCCATGGTTGTGTGA
- a CDS encoding uncharacterized protein (COG:S~EggNog:ENOG503NXV4) — protein MADKPTLYSTVFDKSHKPPVTCTDASSSLPLFSSSSTFPRHHQHSPGNPMASNPHPNQQPRGSMPPPPVPSHTMDKTKKFDINSLMSPPEAVLDSFSQNISMARRASGSHDGHGAGRPTSAHQPLPMSPPVSPYSKPIATTTAPPVTPPSSQSTVHDPLLYPHDEHSPSSPPQAPLFAPAELEHQRIVDQHVRARSESIFAGVAPPRREDYELALTFRSHVMKHFTSDRKGWLRKNRALLEADRRAGAQRYPTIMPAKPIMAKPVKHRNTDRVSKTQGGQGSAPRAIRNNVPATTPARSATRPAGRVTSATPEPSRRIVAPNREDKDFEALPDYCPPLSTLPNRPNSLKVDWKGQPIDLGNDAHRHLLHPDEVTLAGNLRLDCATYLTSKRRIFERRLQCLHVGKEFRKTDAQQACKIDVNKASKLWTAFDKVGWLDARFMRQFL, from the coding sequence ATGGCTGACAAACCAACACTCTATTCCACAGTATTCGACAAGAGTCACAAGCCTCCCGTTACTTGTACGGACGCATCGTCTTCTCTTcccctcttctcttcttcttcaacgtttccccgtcatcaccaacacTCTCCTGGAAACCCAATGGCTTCCAATCCGCATCCCAACCAGCAGCCGCGAGGCTCAATGCCTCCACCACCCGTGCCCTCTCACACAATGGACAAGACAAAGAAGTTCGATATCAACAGCCTCATGTCCCCGCCCGAGGCGGTCCTCGACAGCTTCAGCCAAAACATATCCATGGCCCGCAGGGCATCGGGCAGTCacgatggccatggcgccggccggcctaCCTCTGCGCACCAGCCGCTGCCCATGTCGCCACCCGTGTCGCCTTATAGCAAACCAATtgcgaccacgacggcgccgccagtcacgccgccctcgagccagTCGACGGTGCACGATCCTCTTCTCTATCCACACGACGAGCATTCGCCCTCGAGCCCTCCGCAAGCACCTCTCTTTGCTCCCGCTGAACTCGAGCAccagcgcatcgtcgaccaACACGTCCGCGCCCGATCCGAGAGCATctttgccggcgtcgcgccgccgcgccgcgaggacTACGAGCTCGCTCTCACCTTTCGCTCGCACGTCATGAAGCATTTCACATCCGACCGCAAAGGCTGGCTGCGCAAGAaccgcgcgctgctcgaggccgaccgCCGGGCCGGGGCGCAGCGGTACCCGACCATCATGCCGGCGAagcccatcatggccaagCCCGTCAAGCACCGCAACACGGACCGTGTGTCCAAGACACAGGGTGGCCAGGGTAGTGCCCCGCGGGCGATCCGCAACAACGTGCCAGCCACGACGCCTGCGAGATCCGCCACCAGACCCGCAGGCCGCGTTACTAGCGCGACGCCGGAGCCATCGCGCCGGATCGTGGCGCCAAACCGAGAGGACAAGGACTTTGAGGCCCTGCCCGACTACTGCCCGCCCCTCAGCACGCTGCCCAACCGGCCCAACAGCCTCAAGGTGGATTGGAAGGGACAGCCCATTGACCTTGGCAACGATGCGCACCGGCACCTGCTGCACCCGGACGAGGTGACGCTGGCCGGCAACCTGCGGCTCGACTGCGCGACGTACCTGACGAGCAAGCGGCGAATCTTTGAGCGGCGGCTACAGTGCCTTCACGTGGGCAAGGAGTTCCGCAAGACGGACGCGCAGCAGGCGTGCAAGATTGATGTGAACAAGGCCTCGAAGCTGTGGACTGCCTTTGACAaggtgggctggctggacgCGCGCTTCATGCGGCAGTTCCTATAG